Below is a window of Eretmochelys imbricata isolate rEreImb1 chromosome 22, rEreImb1.hap1, whole genome shotgun sequence DNA.
CAGAGACAGAATTTAAGTAATAAAGGCACTGAGGTGGGGACAAGCAAACAGTGAGGAAACAAGGGAAATCCCAATGATGCCTGAAGTAGGATGGTACAAGCCAAATGGAGTGTGATCTGGAGAAGATGCCCTAGGTACAGGGTCAGGACTAAATTCCCCCGTAAAGCATACGGAAGCACAAAGCCATGTAAGTCCTATTGCCAGGACTTTGGTGGGATGTAAGTGGCAGTTGTGCTGGTGCTCTGTACAGGGGGGAACTTCGCCCCACTGACCAAGAGAGCATGCTGCAGCCCAACAAGTGAAAGCATTGTCCAATACATGCCGACTGGGTGAGGTGCAAGGACTCCTACACAGCTATCTAGGAAGGGATATTTATAGGCTGGTCGCAGGCAGTGAAAGCTGTTCCCGAACTGAATGGGAATGTAGAGACCATTCAAACTAGACCTGGGTCATGCAAGTCCCAGTTATTTGAAACCTGCTTCAACGTATCTCTTGTGTCCCAGTCCTGGACTTGAACCACAAGCCCATCCTCCAGCCCTTACTCATGAGAATAGTCCCGTTGGCTTCAGCTCAATTACTCGcatgagtaaaggttgcaggGTCAAGCCCTAGGTGCATTCTTGGAACTCCTGTCTTGTGCCATAGTTTAAGATGTCACCATCATCCCTTGAGCCTATCGCCTTGGATCACACTGCAGTAAACCCATTGCTCCTTATTCCTTTGCTGAACCTATTCATTCCACAGCTGCCCTTAACTTGCATAGCTACCTTCCAGCCCTGTGAGCCATCTCTAACACAGTCACTGTTTTAAGGACATTAGAGGGTAAATTACAGCCATCCAGACCTGTCTCTCACATGCACACTCACCTATGCTTAGGCCCAGAGAGACCAGTGAAGGTTTCACAGTGGATGCATTTCCAGACAGTACTAATTAAGCGAGAAGCAACCATAACTCATACTTCTACAGCTTTGCAAAGTGGAGGAAGAGAGGACTGGAGGAGCCAACCAGATGGCTCTACCCTGAACAGCTTAGATGATGCCAGAGAGCTTTCCATTTAAGacaattaagggcctgatcctgccagagGATCAATGCTGCCATGTGGTGCTGCCCACCattcccacagaaatcaatgaagCAGACCGGCTAAAGGGGAATGATGGGAGCAGGGAGTTCATACAAGGGGGCAGCATAGACCTGGGGCTCATTGGAAGGAAGTGGTAACTGAGGGTCACAATGAATCCAAGATGATGGGCTCTGCAACTGGCACAAACAGCAATGCCCggtaccccctcccccatccataGACCCCTCACCCTAATGTGGGGTCTGCACTACTTTTCCCTTGGTCCCTTTGACATTAGCAAATGTGCTCCATTTTCACTGCCTGGTGCCCGGGCGCCAGAGCATGCTGAGAGGTGGTTTAAATGACATTGCTTTAGGGGTGTATTTTACTTAAACTAAGTGGCGATGATAGGCCTTGGGCTCAGGAGAGTGTGTAACCGTGTTACCTGCTGGCTGGAGCACGTCACTGACACCAAGTGCCTTGTTACTCTGTGCTGCAAGCAGTAATGTTGTTATGGATGCTCCTGTGCTTGGCCTCCGGGGACCTGTGCGGAGGCCTGCAAGCTCAGGGAATGTGGATGGAGGGGAGCGTAACCCAGCTGAGCAGGCCCTGCTTGCATCTTACCTCCTCGAAGAGCTCCAGGCTGTAGGTGTTATCGTCGTCAGCGAAGTAAACAATCCCAGGTTGGCTGCTGTTTTTGTTAAAGGTCTCTCTCAGCCACCGCAGGGCCAGATTCCTCTGCATGGTCCCGCGGGGGATCCTGGGGTCCCTCATGTCTCCCCGCAGCTTGTAGTTGCGGGGCGTCTCCACATTGAGGTGGGTGTAGTTCAGCCCCGTGTCCCGCAGCAGCCGGGTGACGAGGGGGGTGCGCCTCTGAGAGTCCTCCACCAGGATCCAGTGCAGGTTGGGCACATGCAAGAGGGTGTTGGCCAGACGCGTCAGTTCCGCCTTTTGCACCGGCCGACTGTAGGTGGGGGTGATGATGTGGATGGTAGGGAGGGTGTCCGACCATGGGGGCGGGCGGGTGTAAACGTACTCTGTCCTCACCACCTCCACAATGTCGCGGTCTGACAGGCAGTACTCCTTGGAGTCCGAGCCTTGGGCCAGATCACGCCTGGAGTCGCCACCCTCATCTGCACAAGGGCATgagagaaagaaaacacataCAGTCAGTCCTCTAACAGTTTCCTCTACACCACTCCCTCGGCAAAGCCAGCAGGCAGCTTGCTAGCAGGGGAGGTCACCCTCTTGGTCTGAGAGCAAAGGAGACAAGCTGGAAAACAGAGGCCTTTTgcaagaaacaaagaacccaCAAGACAGAGATGGCAGCTGGTGAACTAGCCACATGGGCAAAGTTCTGACAGCTCCAGGCTAGCGGGAGGGAACTGCTCAGAACAGCAAGCTTTGAAGGCCCAAAGATACAACAATCGAGTGCGACATACGGGTGTAGAATAACAGGTACTCTGACACTAATACAGCACCTTCCAACCCCAAAGGATTCCAAAGTACTTTGTATTCCATGCCCCGGGGCAGGACTCTGCAGCTGTGCACAAATGCATAGCAACAGCTCAGGACAGCAAGTGAAGAATACCATAACCAGTGGGAGCTCCAGAGACAATATGGGTCAGCACAATGGAATTGGCTTCTGTTGGGATTTGGCCAGGGTAACATTGTATCCCATTTAGGAGGTGCTCCTTAAATCCAGGCACTGAGCTGAGATCTTGAAATATGTCACCTAGTCACATCACAAGTGTTCACACAGCTCTGACTAACCTTCCAGGTGGGGCCTAGGGTCTTTTGAGGCAGTCTCTTATTTGGCTGTTCCAAAGTCCTGGTCAGGAATCTTGCAGGGATATATGCAGGATGTTACAGATACAAACACCACAACTCTTGCAACGAGTACAAACGACCAGGACTTCAGAATCCCTTGCCAAGAGTTTCCCTCTATATTGGCTAAGACGAGATAAACCTTCACATGTAGGCTTTGCTGATTTCGATTTGTACTTTTTTTATAAATTCTGACAGATTTGTTGGCATATTGTTGGCATCACGTCttaatacacaaagtaaatatccttaactcaacctcaaacaattttttaagcagcatttttcttactttgcctccctgtacattttgattattatgaATGGAAACCTTTTGTCTGCTTGCATGCACACAACAAAACTGACGTTTACCAATAAAAAtgaaatccttccaagcctacccaTGATTGCCATTTCCAGGGCACTGCAGCCCTCTCATCAGTACCATTAAGAGCATAATCTATAATTACACTAGGGATGATCAAACTTAATGAGAGATATCAACACTTATGGTCCAGGACATAAGTCAAGCATTGTCTGCAGGGCATGTGATAATAGTGTAATATGGGGTTTTGACACTTCCCAACAGTGGCAAGTACCAGAGGACAAAAGGATACAGGAGCAGATGGACCATAAGTCTGACCCACTAGAACAATTCCTACATTCTTGGCATACTCTTCTATGTTATTCTGCATCACCCATCAACCTGGATGTTGGGGGTAAACACCACAAGTGACTTAAGACCCAATATGTCAAGTAGCTgatcatccccagctccactgaaaACTGATGGACAGTTCAGTACctgccaggatcaggccctttctaAGATAAATTGCCTCCACTGTGCACAGCCTAGCAGTCTAGAAATCTGAAACACGGGAAGCAATTCACACCCTGAATAAACTGTGAACTGTATTTGATAGCACAGAGGCAGAACATAATTAGACAGAATGGAACTTGTCCAGGACACATGGGTTCGTTGGTCAAGACCTTAGCTTTAAATCCTCTGGCACTTCCACTCCTCACATACCATGCTGGCCAACACTAATTTGCTCTTCTCATCTCTGGCACCTCCCACTCAAGTCTCTCAAAGCTACTTTACAAATATGAATGAATTTATCCTGCACACCCTTCTCAGGCACACCAATGTCttcatccccattgtacagatgaggaaactgaggtacagagcatggAAGCGTTTTGCCTAGGGTGTGCCAGTGAGTCAGAAGTTGGGCTGGGAAACAGGACCCATTCCCAGTTTTGTATCATACACTCAAGGCTGCCCTTCTACCTTGCAGGTCACTGTTCATTTATAGAAGTGTCTCCTACCTTCCAGGGCACTGAGCTGAGCCTGGAGGAGTGAGGAGACAGAACTCCATTTTCCTTTAATAGCATCAACACACTCGCCTTTCAATTCCAGTATGCTCCTCTTTGTTGCAATGCACTCCTCCAGGTTCGTGGGGAGAGCTCTCACCCACCTGAACCTCTCGGGGTGAGGGGGACCTCTCGGGATGGGGGCAGAACTATAACTTCTCTCAGAGCTGTCCTGAGCCAGTTCTGTGGCAGAGTAATACAGAGGAGCCCTTCTCCTACAGTTCATAGAGGGGAGGAGGTGAAGCCACTCAAAAGGTCTTAGAGCTGCTGCCAGATTTAAATAGCACATCAGACTACAGGTAGAGAGTAAGGCAAAGCCACACCAAATTGAGAGGGGAGAAGGGGACCTGGTGGACAGTGAGAGGTAAGGGGAAGAGAGTTTAGAACATTGGCaagagatggggaaacagagctTAGCTCCCTCCCTACAAATACACCAGTGCTCCTCTCcaagatagaacccaggagacaGCAGGGCCCAAGGAAAAGGCAGAGAGGGGATACTGGCAAATGTGCTGGGCAAGGCGGCATCTTCCCGACGCTGCTTGTGCTCCTTGGACATTGGTGCCACTCTGACAACAGAGCAAAAATTCACCACCTCAGAACCATCCACCCAcatctgatctcagttactccaGACCAGAATTCCACTGTATGGCTTGGGTGCTCGGTAATTTAGAGGCTGCCTCTCTCCTGAAGTTCTAATCCAGATGGGGAGACAAGCAGGAAGTCCTGagctccctctccccaggcctATGCCTCTCAGCCAAAGGCCCTCGACTCAGGAATGCACTACCCAGCGTCCCCCTTCTAGTCCACTGCTCTTTACCCAGCTTGTTTGGACGCCCTGGAGGATATTTTCtgttgcatttatcagcattgctTCGGCTACTGTTTTTATTGCAAAATGTGTCATTAGCTTCTACAGGATGAACTTCTGCAGGGACCATCAGAAGGGATTTCCTCTTTCCACTCTCGAACAGGAGACACAGTGATGAGTAGGAAACACAGCCATTGGGCATTGGTCCACATCTTCTTTTAAGGCTCTGTCTTACAAACTGTATATTTATGACCACGGGAGCTCTCCAGTTCCCAACAGTAAACTGCCCAGCTTCCAAGCCACAGGATCTGACGCTTAGCAAGAACCCCCCAAGCTCTGGGCTTTCCCTGTaacagagcaggggaggctgcTGCCTGAGCATGGGCCACAGGTGGAGATGAGCATGGCTGTCATGAAAGGGATGGAATGAGACATGGGGATGTGGCATGGGCTGGTCAGTTTCTCTCACCCTTGTGCACTGCAAGCAGCGGAGCAATGGTGCTCTGGTGCCAGACGGTGATTAACAGCGTCCAGGGCAGAACTATCAGCACGATAGCCAGGATGTCTCTTCTCTTCGGCATCTCCAAGACTGACTGGACCCACAGCTCCTCATTACCTGACAGCGAAAACCCCAGAGACAGAACAGCAGAGCACATGGAGAACAGAAATAAATGGGCAAGAAGGAACAAGGACAGAAAGAGAGCAGCAAAGGCAACACGGCTCACAGGTCTTACCAGTGCTCACAACCCACCCATTGCAGAAGCAGGTTCGGAGACGCAACGGCTGCACAGGCTGGAGGCCACGCAGGGAGTGCTTTCACGGGGCGTAGCCTGAGCCACTGGTGGGAGCTTCAGGAACCCATCAGGAAGGAAGCCTGAAACACAAAGCAAAGGAGAATAGGCAGAGAGAAGCTCTGGGAACAGCTGCCCTTCAGGGACACCACCCTGGTGCTAACAAGTCCTCCCTGGGAGGAAGGAGCCTGAGGAGCTGCCAGGGAGGCAGGAAAAGAGTTGTCTGGGTGTTCACGGCTTTGCATTTCCCATGCCCCAGAACAGCCAAGCAAGCTCCGGTTTCCAAGAAGTGTAGTGCCTCTGAGCCCTCCCCCAGGTGAGAAATGGGCACCTGGGCATGAGCTTTAGGCAAATAGCTGTGTGTATGGATCCCAGAGCATATCCAGCATATGGCACCTGCCTTTGTGGCCTGCATTAGCCTCTTGCTCTCCCACAGGAGCCCTGCAGCAATACACCAGCCTCCATGAGCTGTAAACAGCCACATCACGTTCTGACCTCTGCAGATTTGCAATCTGCTTTGCTACTAGCAAACTCTAAAAGGCCCAAGCAGCAGGGCCTGGCCAGTGAGAAAAAGGCCAACATTCTCCACCCCTGTATGGTAACTGTTCCCAGCTTTACACAGAAGAAAGGAGAAATACGGGAGTACCCTAGCCAGTGGGAGGCACTAGCCAGTTTGGAGGGGGCAATAACTAGACCTTTACATCTTCAGAGCATCTCTTGTCACTAAGCAAGCCTCAGGAGCCGCCTCCGAGGTGCTGCTCCCATTGTACAGGCAGGGAAGCAGAGACCCAGagtgattaagtgactttcccaacaTATAAACCAGCGGTAGAGGCAAGCTTAGAATGCAGGAGCtggttcccagtcctgtgctctgacCACTGAACTGCACTGCTCTCTGCCAGGTGGAGGGCTTGGCAAAG
It encodes the following:
- the B3GAT1 gene encoding galactosylgalactosylxylosylprotein 3-beta-glucuronosyltransferase 1; translation: MPKRRDILAIVLIVLPWTLLITVWHQSTIAPLLAVHKDEGGDSRRDLAQGSDSKEYCLSDRDIVEVVRTEYVYTRPPPWSDTLPTIHIITPTYSRPVQKAELTRLANTLLHVPNLHWILVEDSQRRTPLVTRLLRDTGLNYTHLNVETPRNYKLRGDMRDPRIPRGTMQRNLALRWLRETFNKNSSQPGIVYFADDDNTYSLELFEEMRTTRKVSVWPVAFVGGLRYESPKVNAAGKVYGWKTVFDPHRPFAIDMAGFAVNLRLILQRSQAYFKLRGVKGGYQESSLLRELVTLNDLEPKAANCTKILVWHTRTEKPVLVNEGKKGFTDPNVEI